The Mycolicibacterium flavescens genomic interval GGCACCGAGATTCGGCTGGTCGACGAGCGCGGTCGCGACGTTCCGGCGGGCGCCGACGGTGAAATCCTGACCCAGGGACCCGAGTTGTTCTCCGGATACACCGACCCTCGGTTCAACGCGGCCGGCTTCGTCGACGGCTGGTTTCGCACCGGCGATGTCGGACGCTTGGACGTCGAGGGCTTCCTCACCATCACCGACCGCAAGAAGGACATCATCGTGCGCGGCGGCGAGAACATCTCGTCGAAGGAGGTCGAGGACGTGGTCGGCAGCCACCCCTCGGTGGCCGAAGCCGCCGCGATCGGCGCCCCCGACGAGAAGTACGGCGAACGGGTCTGCGTGTTCGTCGTACTGAACGACGGGCAGTCATTCGACACCGCCGATGCCGCAACCCACTTCGCCGCATGTGGGCTGGCCAGACAGAAGACGCCCGAACGCATCGTGGTGGTGTCGGAGTTGCCGCGCACCATCAGCGGCAAGGTGCAAAAGCACCGTCTCAGAGAACAACTCGACACGACCGAGCAGTAGGGATCCGACGAAAGGAACGAACGTGGGCAGAGTGCAGGACAAAGTGGTCCTCATCACCGGTGGCGCCCGGGGGCAGGGCCGGTCGCATGCGGTGCGGCTGGCCGAGGAGGGCGCCGACATCATCTTGTTCGACATCTGCGGCGATGTCGAACACAACGACTACTCGCTGTCCACCGAACACGACCTCGAGGAAGCGGGCCGCGAGGTCGAGAAGACCGGGCGCCGGGTGGTGACCGCCGTGGTCGACGTGCGCGATCGGGCTGCGCTGGCCGAAGCGCTGCAGTCCGCGGTGGCCGAACTCGGCAAGCTCGACGTGGTAGTCGCCAACGCCGGAATCTGCCCCCTGGGCGGCGAACAGCCGATCGACGCCTTCGCCAATGCCTTCGATGTCGACTTCGTCGGCGTGGTGAACACCGTTCACGTTGCGTTGCCGTATCTTTCGGCCGGCGCGTCAATCATCACGGTCGGATCGGTGGCCGGGCTCCTGGCCGAGAAGGCCGGGCCGGCCGCGAGCACGGGTCCCAACGGTTCCGGCGGCGCGGGCTACAACCTGGCCAAGCAGTTCATCGACAAGTACACGATGGCCCTGGCCAATCAGTTGGCGCCGAAGTCGATCCGGGTCAATGTGGTGCATCCGACCAACGTCAACACCCCGATGCTGCACAACGAGTCGATGTACAAGATGTTCCGGCCCGACCTTGAGCATCCTTCTCTCGACGACGCGTTGCTGACCTTCCCGATGATGCAGGGCATGCCGATTCCCTATGTCGAACCCGAGGACATCTCGCACGGGATCTGTTACCTGGCCTCCGACGAATCGCGGTACGTGACGGGACTGCAGCTCAAGGTCGACGCCGGCGCCACCCTGAAGTTCTGACCGGACCGACCACCGATGGCGATGCAATGGGCGATGCCATGGCCGGGCAGCGAACTCGCCGGACAGGCCGAATGCGCTGGCGCAGCGGCCTTCTGCGCCGGCGAGTTCGCCGATACCGGCGCCTATGTCACGGCGTCGGAGATGGCGCACCAGACCAGCACCGCCCGGATCGGGCCGGGGATCGCGTACGCGTTCGCGCGGTCACCGTTCGTGCACGCGGCGGCGGCGCGGCACCTGAACCGTGTCGCGCCCGGACGGGTGTTCCTCGGGTTGGGCGCGGGAACCGGGCGGATGAACCGCGACTGGTTCGGGGTGGACTCCTCGCATCCGGCGGCCCGGATGAAGGAGTTGGTGGCCTGCATACGAGCATTCCTCGACGCCGACAACGGCGACCGCATCACCTTCAACGGCGACTTCTACCACATCGACGCCCGTATCCAGGCCCCGGTGCTCGGCCGGATCGACGTGCCTATCCTACTGGGCGCATTCAACGTTCACATGCTGCGCACCGTCGGCGGCGTGGCCGACGGGGTGCTCGGACACGGGTTGTTCACCGACCGGTGGTGGAGCGAGGTCGTCGAGCCGAATATGGCTCTAGGGGCGAAGCGAGCCGGGCGCGACGCCGCGCGGCTCTTGCGCTGGGGCTGGGTGATCACGGCGATCAACGACGAGGACCCCCAGCGCGCGATTGACGACGCCAAGCGACAGATCGCGTTCTACCTGACCGTCAAGACATACGACTCGTTGGTCGAACTGCACGGCTGGCAGGACGAGGTCGCCGCGATCCGCGCGGACTTCGCCAACGGAGATCCCCGCACGATCGGCACGCATGTCAGCGACGACATGCTGTGGGCGATCGCGGCATGCGGGGACACCGAACAGGCGCGGTCGATGCTCGCCGCCCGCAGCATCCTTCCACAGCTCGGGTTTCATTCTCCGCCAGGCTTTCTCGTCAGCACACGGCGGCGCACAGAGTATGGCCGCAAGATCATCGAGGCCTTCACGCGAACAGGAGTTGTCACGTGACCACCCATCAGCACACCGAGACCCCCAAGTTCCTGCCCGAAGGGGCCAAGACCTACCGGGACTCACCTCCGATCATCTGGCTGGCCCGACTGGGCGCGGTCTTCGTCGTCTTCCAGCTCTACGTCTACGGCCGCTGGATCTTCTCGGACGAGTTCGCACCCGCGCCCACCGGACCCGACCCCATCCCCGCATCGAGCATCGCCTGGATCCGGTTCTGGGAGATCGGCTGCATGATCGGCGGAGTGATCTTCCTGATCTGGATGATCCGCAAGACGCGGCGGGACAAGCAACTTCCGCCCGTCGGCATCTTCGTCGTGGCCTGGCTGCTCGCGGCCTGGCAGGACCCCGGCGTGAACGCCGTCCGCCCGGTATTCGGTTACAACGCGGGCTTCTTCAACATGGGCACCTGGGGAGAGTTCATCCCGGGCTGGGTGGAAAAGGGCCCCGAGAATCCGCAGCCGATCATCTATTTTCTCGCCAGCTACATCCTGCTGACGCCGCTGGCCATCATGGGCATCGACCAGGTGATCGCCCGCATGCGAAAGACGGTGCCGCGCATCAACACCGCGGGTGTGCTGCTGGTGATGCTGCTCCTGTTCATCGTGCTCGACATCGTCTTGGAGCAGTACTTCCACCGCATCGGCCTCTGGAACTACCTACGCGTCGACGACACCTGGTCCATCTTCTCCGGCACCATGTACCAGTTCCCGCTATACGAGGGCATCGTGTTCGGCGGCCTGGTAAGCGTCTCGTCCATCGCCATCTACTGTCTGCGTGACCGC includes:
- a CDS encoding carveol dehydrogenase, which translates into the protein MGRVQDKVVLITGGARGQGRSHAVRLAEEGADIILFDICGDVEHNDYSLSTEHDLEEAGREVEKTGRRVVTAVVDVRDRAALAEALQSAVAELGKLDVVVANAGICPLGGEQPIDAFANAFDVDFVGVVNTVHVALPYLSAGASIITVGSVAGLLAEKAGPAASTGPNGSGGAGYNLAKQFIDKYTMALANQLAPKSIRVNVVHPTNVNTPMLHNESMYKMFRPDLEHPSLDDALLTFPMMQGMPIPYVEPEDISHGICYLASDESRYVTGLQLKVDAGATLKF
- the fgd1_2 gene encoding 5,10-methylenetetrahydromethanopterin reductase is translated as MAMQWAMPWPGSELAGQAECAGAAAFCAGEFADTGAYVTASEMAHQTSTARIGPGIAYAFARSPFVHAAAARHLNRVAPGRVFLGLGAGTGRMNRDWFGVDSSHPAARMKELVACIRAFLDADNGDRITFNGDFYHIDARIQAPVLGRIDVPILLGAFNVHMLRTVGGVADGVLGHGLFTDRWWSEVVEPNMALGAKRAGRDAARLLRWGWVITAINDEDPQRAIDDAKRQIAFYLTVKTYDSLVELHGWQDEVAAIRADFANGDPRTIGTHVSDDMLWAIAACGDTEQARSMLAARSILPQLGFHSPPGFLVSTRRRTEYGRKIIEAFTRTGVVT
- a CDS encoding postpolyketide modification protein; this encodes MTTHQHTETPKFLPEGAKTYRDSPPIIWLARLGAVFVVFQLYVYGRWIFSDEFAPAPTGPDPIPASSIAWIRFWEIGCMIGGVIFLIWMIRKTRRDKQLPPVGIFVVAWLLAAWQDPGVNAVRPVFGYNAGFFNMGTWGEFIPGWVEKGPENPQPIIYFLASYILLTPLAIMGIDQVIARMRKTVPRINTAGVLLVMLLLFIVLDIVLEQYFHRIGLWNYLRVDDTWSIFSGTMYQFPLYEGIVFGGLVSVSSIAIYCLRDRDGLMISDIGIDQLKNKRTVTGVRILALTAVFNLIMLVFNLGFNLVNQHAEVQPPADEVPSYIHHGMCGVGPNPPCPPRP